A part of Asterias rubens chromosome 14, eAstRub1.3, whole genome shotgun sequence genomic DNA contains:
- the LOC117299191 gene encoding uncharacterized protein LOC117299191 yields the protein MPTPTISSERAMRRSQKELLKNYVEGEMVALQFSSSKADAIAGYILQDAPFVRINDVCTMTFDYLDRLDLTNSLTWHNGVIPDNEIWVKFGGDKGGSSFKMAFQIINVVHPNSLKNTVTCACFCGDDSYYNLIKTLLF from the exons ATGCCGACTCCAACAATTTCTTCCGAAAGAGCCATGCGACGTAGCCAGAAAGAACTTCTGAAGAATTATGTTGAGGGTGAAATGGTTGCTCTGCAATTTTCGAGCTCCAAAGCAGATGCAATTGCTGGTTATATTCTTCAAGATGCACCCTTTGTGAGAATAAATGATGTTTGCACCATGACCTTCGACTACCTTGACCGACTGGATCT GACAAACTCACTCACGTGGCATAACGGCGTAATCCCGGATAATGAAATATGGGTGAAGTTCGGCGGGGACAAGGGTGGATCATCGTTCAAAATGGCCTTCCAAATCATCAATGTAGTTCATCCCAACAGCTTAAAGAACACAGTCACTTGTGCATGCTTTTGTGGAGATGACAGCTACTACAACCTGATTAAAACTCTTCTCTTTTAA
- the LOC117299192 gene encoding uncharacterized protein LOC117299192 — translation MQRPLCERQASFRRSLESIKEQHQLFVEDGQKRSRAKDVSFSIVSSPMLPVELDYVIVPTLHISLGVFKRLYDLFEQACHELDVAILKERAIARDIDDDFEDDSTTDFDKKVENELCRKRTIKRDLQEKRDQLEDLEEDILLPLLDNHHGVNVLRADIAEMENNQGTTELEFGTGPIASSLDGVLKKHKVNRQAYHGKSFVGNHVNKCCQIPVIDALTSQPRLMTDQLPLDELTLEASATIRRNSAEIGVKFHEAFSCFADVHKAINHCNPITQSDMERTDVCIKHFLRVYRRCFPDASITPKLHMLEEHTMEQLRRFKVGLGLLNEQGGELLHTEFNRAGRAVHGMKDELQKLMTNVQKRLRDLRDELREFDDPFCTRHDAHMLQVAHKMAWLGRPLKWPDPQLPSQQPVFGPPRKISALILGDSLTKYLGENFDSCLLSPDVHTRRGATVQILRQYVINNAHQLHTADVIFLHVGTNNLEQGFLHSNIQAYRRLLTTVRENFPLTEIVVSGILPRSDDSRLNLSRVMHNIKLANICHNFSHCKFLDFSDMFHECHLAKDGLHLNWDGNYLFSRLIQKQLEKMSKPIDPRGTPQPHCPHELKKLVRTPRKKISAKCPKTKRCIDIPKPPTSSSTTSKTSDTTKPPPSVTTKPPKMSRNRGSQDNLSSTKPVMYFIKPYVAMATIRYEEVNSNFHHSRGASHQQVRLPKAETPYVASRKQGKRRRKRKKQIVKRRRRRKWKVPWEASVKFSWRNDGQMDNNKTGSQGGNNMSLQG, via the exons ATGCAGCGACCACTATGCGAGCGACAAGCGTCATTTAGAAGGTCACTGGAGTCGATCAAGGAGCAGCATCAGCTCTTTGTTGAAGATGGGCAGAAGAGAAGCAGGGCCAAGGATGTGTCATTTAGCATAGTGAGCTCTCCTATGCTCCCTGTTGAGCTTGATTAT GTGATCGTCCCTACACTCCACATATCCCTTGGAGTGTTTAAAAGGTTGTATGACCTCTTCGAGCAAGCGTGCCATGAGCTAGATGTAGCCATCCTGAAAGAGAGAGCCATTGCCAGAGATATTGATGACGACTTTGAGGACGATTCAACGACCGACTTTGACAAGAAAGTTGAGAACGAGCTGTGCAGGAAGAGGACAATCAAAAGAGATCTTCAAGAAAAGCGAGATCAACTTGAAGACCTCGAAGAGGACATTCTCCTTCCCCTTCTAGACAACCATCATGGAGTCAACGTATTGAGGGCAGACATTGCTGAAATG gaaaACAACCAGGGGACGACTGAACTGGAGTTTGGTACAGGGCCAATTGCCAGTAGTTTGGACGGTGTGCTGAAAAAACATAAAGTGAACAGACAGGCTTACCATGGGAAGTCTTTCGTGGGAAACCACGTTAACAAGTGTTGTCAG ATACCCGTTATAGATGCCCTCACGTCTCAACCTCGACTGATGACCGACCAACTCCCACTCGATGAATTGACTCTTGAAGCATCTGCCACAATAAGAAGGAATTCGGCAGAAATTGGGGTTAAATTCCATGAAGCGTTTTCTTGTTTCGCAGATGTGCACAAAGCCATAAACCACTGCAACCCTATCACGCAATCAGACATGGAGCGAACAG ACGTGTGCATTAAACACTTCTTACGTGTGTATCGTCGATGCTTCCCTGATGCCAGCATTACACCTAAGCTGCATATGCTAGAGGAGCATACCATGGAGCAGCTGCGGCGATTCAAGGTTGGTCTGGGGCTACTGAATGAGCAAGGCGGTGAGCTTTTGCACACCGAGTTCAACAGAGCTGGACGAGCAGTGCACGGCATGAAGGATGAGCTCCAGAAGCTAATGA CCAACGTGCAGAAGCGACTGCGCGATTTGCGCGATGAACTGCGAGAGTTCGACGACCCTTTTTGCACACGGCACGATGCTCACATGCTTCAGGTGGCACACAAGATGGCGTG GTTAGGCCGACCTCTGAAATGGCCAGACCCACAGCTACCATCCCAACAGCCTGTGTTTGGACCACCTCGAAAGATTAGTGCTCTGATATTGGGTGACTCCCTTACTAAATACTTGGGGGAGAACTTTGACAGTTGCCTGTTGAGCCCAGACGTGCACACTCGTCGAGGGGCAACTGTGCAAATTCTTCGTCAGTATGTTATTAATAACGCCCATCAGTTGCATACTGCTGACGTTATATTTTTGCATGTCGGAACAAATAACCTTGAACAGGGCTTCCTTCACAGCAACATCCAAGCCTACAGGAGACTACTTACCACTGTAAGGGAAAACTTCCCCCTTACTGAGATAGTGGTAAGTGGTATTTTACCCCGTTCAGATGATAGCCGACTTAATCTATCTCGGGTAATGCACAATATTAAGCTGGCCAatatttgtcacaatttttcaCATTGCAAGTTTTTAGATTTCAGTGACATGTTCCATGAATGCCATCTTGCTAAAGATGGACTTCATCTTAACTGGGACGGAAATTACCTCTTCAGCCGGCTTATACAGAAGCAATTAGAGAAAATGTCAAAACCCATAGACCCTCGTGGTACACCCCAACCCCATTGTCCACATGAGCTGAAGAAACTGGTCCGAACACCGAGGAAGAAAATCTCAGCGAAATGCCCAAAGACCAAGCGGTGCATTGACATCCCAAAGCCTCCCACAAGTTCCAGTACAACCTCAAAGACATCGGACACCACTAAGCCTCCTCCTTCTGTCACAACCAAGCCTCCCAAAATGTCAAGAAACAGAGGAAGTCAAGACAA TTTGTCTAGTACCAAACCAGTGATGTACTTCATCAAACCTTATGTGGCTATGGCCACAATACGGTATGAGGAGGTCAACAGCAATTTTCACCATTCTCGAGGTGCTTCACACCAACAAGTGCGCCTTCCGAAGGCAGAGACACCTTATGTTGCATCACGCAAGCAAGGGAAGAGGCGACGCAAAAGAAAAAAGCAAATCGTGAAAAGACGGAGGCGGCGAAAATGGAAG GTACCTTGGGAGGCTTCAGTCAAGTTTTCCTGGAGGAATGATGGGCAAatggacaacaacaaaacaggaaGCCAAGGAGGTAACAATATGTCATTGCAGGGGTGA